One window of Methanobrevibacter woesei genomic DNA carries:
- a CDS encoding mRNA surveillance protein pelota yields MKIVKQDTKDGIMEVVPEILDDLWHLSHIVEVGDNVSSKTTRRIQDTAGDKLRSDRGVKKTFFLGIDVESISFHIFTGKLRLTGVITRGPEDLIPLGSHHTLEVKLNTPLVIKKEKWSKYAVNRVKQAMESSKKLSAIIIVLEDDVATIGLMRQYGLEYYGPIHGGISGKRIIDKNRNKKVQFFYEQVVDSISKFENLQNIIIAGPGFVKNDFFEFLKDKHSDLAKKAILESTGSGGRVGIQEVLKKGTVEKLTVENRISLEIRAVNDLLTEIAKNSSMAVYGEKEVIDAINMGAVEKLLILDTVVPTKDMINHMEIVENMKGEVIVISSQHEGGEQLKSLGGLAAILRYPLS; encoded by the coding sequence ATGAAAATCGTAAAACAAGATACAAAAGATGGGATTATGGAAGTAGTTCCAGAAATATTAGATGATTTATGGCATTTATCTCATATTGTTGAAGTTGGAGATAATGTATCATCTAAAACAACACGCCGTATTCAGGATACTGCTGGAGACAAATTAAGGAGTGACAGGGGAGTTAAAAAAACATTTTTCTTAGGAATTGATGTTGAAAGTATTAGTTTTCATATTTTTACAGGAAAATTAAGGTTGACTGGTGTAATTACAAGAGGTCCTGAAGATCTAATTCCTTTAGGTTCTCATCATACTTTGGAAGTAAAATTAAACACTCCTTTAGTTATCAAAAAGGAAAAATGGTCTAAATATGCAGTAAATAGGGTTAAACAAGCTATGGAGTCTTCCAAAAAGTTAAGTGCTATTATCATTGTTTTAGAAGATGATGTTGCAACTATCGGGTTAATGAGGCAATATGGACTTGAATATTATGGTCCTATACATGGAGGTATTTCTGGAAAAAGAATTATTGATAAAAATAGAAATAAAAAAGTTCAATTCTTTTATGAGCAGGTTGTTGATTCCATTTCCAAATTTGAAAACCTCCAGAATATTATTATTGCAGGTCCAGGTTTTGTTAAAAATGATTTCTTTGAATTTCTCAAAGATAAACATAGTGATTTAGCTAAAAAGGCTATTCTTGAAAGTACTGGTTCTGGAGGAAGGGTAGGTATTCAGGAAGTTCTTAAAAAGGGGACTGTTGAAAAACTCACTGTTGAAAACAGAATTTCCTTAGAGATAAGGGCTGTAAACGATTTACTAACAGAAATAGCTAAGAACTCTTCAATGGCTGTTTATGGTGAAAAAGAGGTTATTGATGCTATAAATATGGGTGCTGTTGAAAAATTATTAATTCTTGATACTGTTGTTCCAACTAAGGATATGATAAACCATATGGAAATTGTAGAGAATATGAAAGGCGAAGTAATCGTTATAAGCTCACAACATGAAGGTGGAGAGCAACTTAAAAGTTTAGGTGGTCTTGCAGCTATTCTACGTTATCCTTTATCTTAA
- a CDS encoding prephenate dehydrogenase produces the protein MIKMNIGIIGGSDGLGKTLIYHLKDEFNVAFSGRDHNKGMKVANETNTTYYQSNTELASDSDIVIVSVPIHYTNDVIREVAPYMKEGSLMLDVTSVKEIPSETMREALGDDIEYIPTHPIFGPRTTELDNQVIVLTPDKKGKWYPKVFNYLKNKNMRVIETTAKNHDYMMSIVQVLTHFSFISTASAMEKLKIDIHETEDYESPIYNLMIDVIARIAAQNPFLTYYIQSMNNNGEKIRNAFADAVIELRDAVNSNSEETFVEIVNRATKNLGDIQGALGRSDKAINSLSHEITLLHELKGHEVGLKHIYSGKIHTGILKSVDKDWVILDNKKQLRTANVEILSPEELYQWKVDNYEHKIESISCSFKDIVNKEVIEKTIANIDNVISVELVDVYNGPQIEKEHISLTFKVEALNKEAIDEVKSLLTGFGGIIR, from the coding sequence CTGATTAAAATGAATATTGGAATAATTGGTGGAAGTGATGGATTAGGAAAAACCTTAATTTATCATTTAAAAGATGAATTTAATGTTGCATTTAGTGGAAGAGATCATAATAAAGGTATGAAAGTAGCTAATGAAACTAACACTACCTATTATCAATCTAACACTGAACTAGCTAGTGATAGTGATATAGTTATTGTATCTGTCCCTATTCATTATACAAATGATGTAATAAGAGAAGTAGCTCCTTATATGAAAGAAGGTTCCCTTATGCTTGATGTCACTTCAGTTAAGGAAATTCCAAGTGAAACTATGCGTGAAGCACTTGGCGATGATATTGAATACATTCCAACACACCCAATATTTGGGCCAAGAACAACCGAATTAGATAATCAAGTAATTGTTTTAACTCCAGATAAAAAAGGTAAATGGTATCCTAAAGTCTTCAATTACTTAAAAAATAAAAATATGAGAGTAATTGAAACTACAGCTAAAAATCATGATTATATGATGAGCATAGTTCAAGTTTTGACTCATTTTTCCTTTATTTCAACAGCTTCAGCAATGGAAAAGCTAAAAATAGATATCCATGAAACTGAAGATTACGAAAGTCCAATATACAATTTAATGATTGATGTAATTGCAAGGATAGCTGCTCAAAATCCATTTTTAACTTATTACATCCAATCCATGAATAACAATGGAGAAAAAATTAGAAATGCTTTTGCAGATGCAGTAATTGAACTTAGAGATGCAGTTAACTCAAATAGTGAAGAAACATTTGTTGAAATAGTTAACAGAGCAACTAAAAACTTAGGAGATATTCAGGGAGCTTTAGGAAGAAGTGATAAAGCGATTAATTCCTTAAGTCATGAAATAACTCTCCTCCATGAATTAAAAGGCCATGAAGTTGGCTTAAAACACATATATTCTGGAAAAATACACACTGGAATACTGAAAAGTGTTGATAAAGACTGGGTAATTTTAGATAACAAAAAACAATTAAGAACTGCAAATGTAGAGATTTTATCTCCTGAAGAACTTTACCAATGGAAAGTAGATAACTACGAACATAAAATCGAATCCATTAGCTGTTCCTTTAAAGACATTGTGAATAAGGAAGTTATTGAAAAAACAATAGCTAATATTGACAATGTGATTTCTGTAGAGCTTGTTGATGTTTATAATGGACCTCAAATAGAAAAGGAACATATCAGTTTAACTTTTAAAGTTGAAGCATTAAATAAAGAAGCTATTGATGAAGTTAAATCCTTATTAACCGGATTTGGTGGAATCATACGCTAA
- a CDS encoding CDC48 family AAA ATPase: MAKDEMTLKVAESLSQKDIGQGIARLDPNVMDDLGIHERDLIEIVGERKTAAIALPSQTDIGLGVIRINGMTRKNCGASIGEEVTVKKTTAVEAKKVVLAPIDTNIRVQGDISRLFMGKVMVQGDIVQTKIRTRPNLGSGFDSIFNNMMNISPMPELKFAVVSTKPNDVVIIGQGTEVELHEKPIDVSKLEGVSNLVDVSYDDIGGLKEEVKKVREMIEIPLKNPELFERLGIAPPKGVLMHGPPGTGKTLLAKAVASESDAHFIAINGPEIMSKYVGGSEENLREYFEEAEDNAPSIIFIDELDAIAPKREDTQGEAERRTVAQLLTLMDGLKSRGQVVVIGATNRPDSLDQALRRPGRFDREIEIGVPDQEERKEILEIHTRNMPLEEGIDLTKLANSTHGFVGADLESLCKEAAMRVVRRIIPDIKNDGEIPEEVLKELVVKAEDFKAALKEIQPSALREVLVEVPNVKWDDIGGLGEIKQELKEAVEWPLKYPEKFQKFGIRPPKGTLLYGVPGTGKTLLAKAVANESEANFISVKGPELLSKWVGESEAGIREIFRKAKQTAPTVIFFDEIDSIASSRSNQDGDSGVTKRVVNQLLTEMDGLEELEDVAIIAATNRPDIIDAGLMRPGRFDRHIKVDVPNEEGRLAIFKVHTQDMPLADDVSLERLAKETEGYVGADIEAVCREAAMLTLRDNMDSEKVSNKFFKEAIEKVKPSKSESDMVQYM, encoded by the coding sequence ATGGCAAAAGATGAAATGACTTTAAAAGTTGCAGAATCTTTATCCCAAAAAGATATCGGTCAAGGTATCGCTAGATTAGATCCAAATGTAATGGATGATTTAGGAATACACGAAAGAGATCTTATTGAGATTGTAGGAGAAAGGAAAACAGCTGCAATTGCGCTCCCATCCCAAACAGACATTGGTTTAGGAGTAATAAGAATCAATGGTATGACCCGTAAAAATTGTGGTGCTTCAATTGGTGAAGAAGTAACAGTTAAAAAAACCACCGCTGTAGAAGCTAAAAAAGTAGTATTAGCTCCAATTGATACCAACATTCGTGTTCAAGGTGATATTAGTAGATTATTTATGGGCAAAGTAATGGTTCAAGGAGATATTGTCCAGACTAAAATTAGAACAAGGCCAAATCTTGGAAGTGGCTTTGATAGCATCTTTAATAATATGATGAACATTTCCCCAATGCCTGAACTTAAATTTGCAGTAGTTTCAACTAAACCAAATGATGTAGTTATCATTGGACAAGGTACAGAAGTAGAATTGCATGAAAAACCAATAGATGTATCCAAACTTGAAGGTGTAAGTAACTTAGTTGATGTAAGCTACGATGACATTGGTGGACTTAAAGAAGAAGTTAAAAAAGTAAGAGAAATGATTGAAATTCCTCTTAAAAATCCAGAACTCTTTGAAAGATTAGGTATTGCACCACCTAAAGGAGTTTTAATGCATGGTCCTCCAGGAACAGGTAAAACCTTACTTGCAAAAGCAGTTGCAAGTGAAAGTGATGCTCATTTCATTGCAATAAATGGGCCAGAAATTATGAGTAAATATGTTGGTGGATCTGAAGAAAACTTAAGAGAGTACTTTGAAGAAGCTGAAGATAATGCGCCTTCAATCATATTTATTGATGAATTAGATGCAATTGCTCCTAAAAGAGAAGACACTCAAGGAGAAGCGGAAAGGAGAACCGTTGCTCAATTACTTACCTTAATGGATGGTCTTAAATCCAGAGGACAAGTAGTAGTTATCGGTGCAACCAATAGACCAGATTCTCTTGATCAAGCATTAAGAAGACCTGGAAGATTTGATAGGGAAATCGAAATTGGTGTTCCTGACCAAGAAGAAAGAAAAGAAATTCTAGAAATACACACTAGAAACATGCCTCTTGAAGAAGGTATAGACTTAACTAAATTAGCTAATTCAACCCATGGTTTTGTAGGAGCTGATTTAGAATCCCTATGTAAAGAAGCAGCAATGAGAGTTGTTAGAAGAATTATTCCAGATATTAAAAATGATGGAGAAATTCCAGAAGAAGTCTTAAAAGAATTAGTAGTAAAAGCTGAAGATTTCAAAGCAGCTCTTAAAGAAATTCAACCATCTGCATTAAGAGAAGTTCTTGTAGAAGTTCCTAATGTAAAATGGGATGATATAGGAGGTCTAGGTGAAATAAAACAAGAGTTAAAAGAAGCAGTAGAATGGCCATTAAAATACCCAGAGAAATTCCAAAAATTTGGAATAAGGCCACCTAAAGGAACATTACTCTACGGAGTTCCAGGAACTGGTAAAACCTTACTTGCAAAAGCGGTAGCTAATGAAAGTGAAGCAAACTTTATCTCTGTCAAAGGTCCTGAATTACTTTCAAAATGGGTAGGTGAATCAGAAGCTGGAATTAGGGAGATCTTTAGAAAAGCTAAACAAACTGCACCTACTGTAATCTTCTTTGATGAAATTGACTCTATTGCAAGTAGCCGTAGTAACCAAGATGGAGACAGCGGTGTTACCAAAAGAGTTGTTAACCAACTATTAACTGAAATGGATGGTTTAGAAGAATTAGAGGATGTTGCAATAATTGCTGCTACAAATAGGCCAGATATCATTGATGCAGGGTTAATGAGACCTGGAAGATTTGATAGACATATTAAAGTAGATGTTCCTAATGAAGAAGGAAGGTTAGCTATCTTTAAAGTTCATACTCAAGATATGCCTCTTGCCGATGATGTTTCCCTTGAAAGATTAGCTAAGGAGACTGAAGGCTATGTTGGTGCAGATATCGAAGCTGTATGCCGTGAAGCTGCAATGCTAACATTAAGAGACAATATGGATTCAGAAAAAGTATCCAACAAATTCTTTAAAGAAGCTATAGAAAAAGTAAAACCTTCCAAGTCAGAAAGTGACATGGTCCAATACATGTAA
- a CDS encoding methanogenesis marker 8 protein, whose translation MDEHIIDGLGKSIITIRDGKVINVTEPKVKYCPLFDHQRGIKEITKEEVKNNMEFRIKDFGMCTKNRQLKMKDYLSFGISEIISTLIEKEIIDCAVMVCEGCGSLLVFESELVQGIGGRVSGLVKTSPIPELIEKLGSENIVNPETAEINQIAGVKKAIEKGYKNIAVTIALASDIEEINRLKKENSNVNIYVFVVHTTGVSPEDARILFDNCDVATACASKNLREIGDKESLKTVGQSIPIYAKTEKGKEFLEVRLEKIGGEKPKKDNPDLPYPMV comes from the coding sequence ATGGATGAACATATAATAGACGGTCTAGGAAAAAGTATAATCACAATTAGAGATGGAAAAGTAATTAATGTTACAGAACCCAAAGTTAAATATTGTCCTTTATTTGATCATCAGAGAGGGATTAAAGAAATAACTAAAGAAGAAGTTAAAAACAATATGGAATTCAGAATAAAAGACTTTGGGATGTGTACAAAAAATAGACAACTTAAAATGAAAGATTATCTGTCTTTTGGTATTTCTGAAATTATAAGCACATTAATAGAAAAAGAAATCATTGATTGTGCAGTGATGGTTTGTGAAGGCTGTGGAAGCTTACTTGTTTTTGAAAGTGAACTAGTTCAAGGAATTGGTGGTCGAGTTTCAGGTCTTGTTAAAACTAGCCCCATTCCAGAATTAATTGAAAAGTTAGGTTCTGAAAATATCGTTAATCCTGAAACTGCAGAAATTAATCAGATAGCTGGAGTAAAAAAAGCTATTGAAAAAGGATATAAAAATATAGCTGTAACAATTGCACTAGCTAGTGATATTGAAGAAATTAACAGGCTGAAAAAAGAAAACTCCAATGTAAATATCTATGTTTTTGTTGTTCATACCACTGGAGTAAGCCCAGAAGATGCAAGAATTTTATTTGATAACTGTGATGTAGCAACAGCCTGTGCATCTAAAAACTTACGTGAAATTGGAGATAAAGAAAGTTTAAAAACAGTAGGCCAATCAATACCTATTTATGCAAAAACAGAAAAAGGAAAAGAGTTTTTAGAAGTGAGACTTGAAAAAATTGGTGGAGAAAAACCAAAAAAGGACAATCCAGATTTACCTTACCCTATGGTTTAA
- a CDS encoding CBS domain-containing protein codes for MITLSAEDIMLENVIVGNPNDLVAACKLKMFRSNIGALPIVDGEKLVGIITHRDVLWAGNEVVTLKIKDLMTKDLVTAERDTSVIEISKIMSETGLQRIPVVEDGNLIGLVTQSCIIKAVANMFKP; via the coding sequence ATGATAACATTATCAGCTGAAGACATTATGTTGGAAAATGTAATCGTTGGAAATCCTAATGATTTAGTTGCTGCCTGTAAATTAAAAATGTTCCGTTCTAATATTGGTGCTCTTCCAATTGTGGATGGTGAAAAATTAGTTGGGATTATTACTCATAGAGATGTTTTATGGGCAGGAAATGAAGTTGTAACTTTAAAAATTAAAGATTTAATGACTAAAGATTTAGTTACAGCTGAAAGAGACACTTCTGTAATTGAAATTTCAAAAATAATGAGTGAAACAGGTCTTCAAAGAATACCTGTTGTTGAAGATGGAAATTTAATTGGTTTAGTAACACAAAGCTGCATTATAAAGGCTGTTGCTAATATGTTTAAACCATAG
- the thiC gene encoding phosphomethylpyrimidine synthase — protein sequence MTQKSEAIKGNITTEMESVAKKENISVDKLVKLVAEGKVVIPKNINGKTEACGIGKGLKTKINANIGSSSKIDDIELEINKAKLAVEYGADAIMDLSTGSDLKTFRRKIMDAVDVPIGTVPIYEAGVATLSKSKEIIEMDEEEIFKTIEEQAKEGVDFMTLHCGITHDLVDKIEKSKRMMGVVSRGGTFLASWILHNQRENPLYENYDYILELAYEHDITLSLGDGLRPGCLADASDIAQIQELVTLGTLVKRAQDANVQVMVEGPGHMPLNQIKANMEIQKTICNGAPFYVLGPLVTDLAPGYDHITGAIGGAIAAASGADFLCYVTPAEHLSLPNLEDVKEGVIASKIAAEAADVANGLESSWAREKEMAIARKEFDWEKQFKLAFDQSKPRKYRDKCELDDDEMCAMCGEYCAVKIAKGDF from the coding sequence TTGACTCAAAAAAGTGAAGCAATAAAAGGAAATATTACAACAGAAATGGAATCTGTTGCAAAAAAAGAGAACATATCTGTTGATAAATTAGTTAAATTAGTAGCTGAAGGGAAAGTTGTTATCCCTAAAAATATTAATGGAAAAACAGAAGCCTGCGGAATTGGTAAAGGCTTAAAAACTAAAATTAATGCAAATATTGGTTCTTCAAGCAAAATTGATGACATTGAATTAGAAATCAACAAAGCAAAACTAGCTGTTGAATATGGTGCAGATGCAATAATGGATCTCAGTACTGGTTCTGATTTGAAAACATTTAGACGCAAAATTATGGATGCAGTTGATGTTCCAATAGGTACTGTTCCAATTTATGAAGCAGGAGTAGCTACTTTATCCAAAAGTAAAGAAATTATTGAAATGGATGAAGAAGAAATATTCAAAACTATTGAAGAACAAGCAAAAGAAGGTGTAGACTTCATGACCTTGCATTGCGGAATTACCCATGACCTTGTTGATAAAATTGAGAAATCAAAAAGAATGATGGGTGTTGTAAGTAGAGGTGGAACCTTTTTAGCTTCTTGGATTTTACATAATCAAAGAGAAAATCCATTATATGAAAATTATGATTATATTCTTGAATTAGCCTATGAACATGACATAACTTTAAGTTTAGGAGATGGATTAAGACCTGGCTGTTTAGCTGATGCAAGTGACATTGCACAGATTCAGGAACTTGTAACCCTTGGAACCTTAGTTAAAAGAGCTCAAGATGCAAATGTTCAAGTTATGGTGGAAGGTCCTGGACATATGCCACTTAACCAAATTAAAGCAAATATGGAAATACAAAAAACAATTTGTAATGGAGCCCCATTCTATGTTTTAGGACCTCTTGTAACAGATTTGGCGCCTGGTTATGACCACATTACTGGAGCTATTGGAGGGGCAATAGCTGCAGCTAGTGGAGCAGACTTTTTATGTTATGTAACCCCTGCAGAACATTTATCATTACCAAATTTAGAGGATGTTAAAGAAGGAGTGATTGCATCTAAAATAGCTGCTGAAGCTGCCGATGTGGCTAATGGATTGGAATCTTCATGGGCTAGAGAAAAAGAAATGGCAATAGCCCGTAAAGAATTTGATTGGGAAAAACAATTCAAATTAGCTTTTGATCAGTCTAAACCACGCAAATATAGGGACAAATGTGAATTAGACGATGATGAAATGTGTGCAATGTGTGGAGAGTATTGTGCTGTTAAAATAGCTAAAGGTGATTTTTGA
- a CDS encoding glutaredoxin family protein, which translates to MSLKDEMDFELRHVDGEIETDAVLFALSTCGWCKQTRMYLEMEEISYDYVYVDLTEGEEREKILAVLDKYNPDQSFPTLVLNDGKDVILGFEEEEIEAAVARA; encoded by the coding sequence ATGAGCTTAAAAGATGAGATGGATTTTGAATTAAGACATGTAGATGGCGAAATTGAAACTGATGCAGTTTTATTTGCATTATCTACCTGTGGGTGGTGTAAACAGACCAGAATGTATCTAGAAATGGAAGAAATTTCCTATGACTATGTTTATGTTGACCTAACTGAAGGTGAAGAAAGGGAAAAAATCCTTGCAGTTTTAGATAAATATAATCCTGATCAGTCATTCCCAACACTTGTCTTAAATGATGGAAAAGATGTAATCTTAGGATTTGAAGAAGAAGAAATTGAAGCAGCTGTTGCAAGGGCGTGA
- a CDS encoding ferredoxin-thioredoxin reductase catalytic domain-containing protein, giving the protein MGKLYDDFEKEANKTGYYLNPDVDYCEMLLENIKVNEDRYGYAACPCRLASGEREKDLDLICPCDYRDKDLNEYGFCFCGLYVTHDVIENNKKIHSIPDRRLKELKNKKEKKEAPKTLDLEYPIWRCKVCGYLCARDDAPDTCPICHVDKDRFERIL; this is encoded by the coding sequence ATGGGAAAACTATATGATGACTTCGAAAAAGAAGCAAATAAAACTGGTTATTACTTAAATCCTGATGTTGACTACTGTGAAATGTTACTTGAAAATATAAAAGTAAATGAAGACAGGTATGGTTATGCTGCTTGTCCATGTAGATTAGCTAGTGGAGAACGTGAAAAAGACCTTGATTTAATCTGTCCTTGTGATTACAGAGATAAAGATTTAAATGAATATGGTTTCTGTTTTTGTGGACTATATGTAACTCATGATGTTATTGAAAACAACAAAAAAATCCATTCAATCCCTGATAGAAGATTAAAAGAATTGAAAAATAAAAAAGAAAAGAAAGAAGCTCCTAAAACTTTAGATTTAGAATATCCTATTTGGAGATGTAAAGTTTGTGGATATTTATGTGCAAGAGATGATGCACCAGACACCTGTCCAATTTGTCATGTGGATAAAGATCGTTTTGAAAGAATCCTTTAA
- a CDS encoding ATP-dependent DNA ligase produces MKYQELVNVYSALEETTKRLEKTEIIVDFIKDLDEETLEQVGLLILGTIFPAWSDEEIGIGTKLVTKAVADATGTTVDKVEDAVREEGDIGSACVKLFSNKSQTTFFSKPLTISFVFDSLRKLSKISGPRSTNRKIDIILELLSVASATEAKYLTRTILEELRIGVGEGIVRDAIAQAFNIDKSIVERAVMLTNDLGLVSRVAKTEGSDGLEKLNLTPGTPVKPMLAQLAPPLPEILEEMGIALCETKYDGIRLQIHRNGDEITIFTRRLENITHALPEIVELMDEHLPHDDYIVEGEVIATRDGKPLSFQNILHRVRRKHNIDEAIENVPLKVYLFDLLYYKKPMIDKPLINRRQKLEEIVDDTVDEINLSNMVYGTSENINEVESLFELSINQNHEGIMIKDAKEPYIPGLRGKKMLKYKAEPETLDMVVLGGVHGIGKRENFVGSYLVGLRDENDEFKTVAYVGTGLDDATLEYLTGKMEEYKLTEKGRDITVEPKIILEIAFSEIVESPEYETGYSLRFPVVKNIRKDKGLKDVDTVERLISMYNTQ; encoded by the coding sequence ATGAAATATCAAGAATTAGTTAATGTTTATTCTGCTTTAGAAGAAACTACTAAAAGATTAGAGAAAACTGAGATAATTGTAGACTTTATTAAAGATTTAGATGAGGAAACCTTAGAACAGGTTGGTTTACTTATTTTAGGCACCATATTTCCAGCCTGGAGTGATGAAGAAATTGGTATTGGTACCAAACTTGTAACAAAGGCCGTAGCTGATGCAACTGGAACTACAGTAGACAAAGTAGAAGATGCAGTCCGTGAAGAAGGAGACATAGGTTCTGCCTGTGTAAAGCTATTTTCAAATAAAAGCCAGACTACATTCTTTTCAAAGCCTTTAACCATTTCTTTTGTCTTTGATAGCTTAAGAAAACTTTCTAAAATTAGTGGCCCTAGATCAACTAACCGTAAAATAGACATTATTTTAGAACTTTTATCTGTAGCTTCTGCAACTGAAGCAAAATATCTGACAAGAACTATTCTTGAAGAGCTTAGGATTGGTGTTGGAGAAGGAATTGTTAGGGATGCAATAGCTCAGGCTTTTAATATTGATAAATCTATTGTTGAACGTGCAGTAATGTTAACTAATGATTTAGGATTGGTTTCACGTGTTGCTAAAACAGAAGGAAGCGACGGCCTTGAAAAACTTAATTTAACACCAGGAACTCCTGTTAAACCTATGCTTGCTCAGTTAGCACCACCATTACCTGAAATTTTAGAAGAAATGGGCATTGCATTATGTGAAACAAAATACGATGGAATTAGACTCCAGATACATAGAAATGGTGATGAAATAACCATATTCACCAGAAGACTGGAAAATATCACCCATGCACTGCCTGAGATTGTTGAATTGATGGATGAACATCTTCCCCATGATGACTACATCGTTGAAGGTGAAGTAATAGCTACAAGAGATGGAAAACCATTATCTTTCCAAAATATTTTGCATAGAGTTAGAAGAAAACATAATATTGATGAAGCTATTGAAAATGTGCCTTTAAAGGTTTATTTATTCGATTTACTTTATTATAAAAAACCGATGATTGATAAACCATTAATCAACCGTAGACAAAAATTAGAGGAAATTGTCGATGATACAGTCGATGAAATTAACTTAAGCAATATGGTTTATGGAACTTCTGAAAATATCAATGAAGTTGAAAGCTTATTTGAATTGTCCATTAATCAGAATCATGAAGGAATTATGATTAAAGATGCAAAAGAACCTTATATTCCAGGACTTCGTGGAAAGAAAATGCTTAAATATAAAGCTGAACCTGAAACTTTAGATATGGTTGTTTTAGGTGGAGTTCATGGAATTGGTAAAAGAGAAAACTTCGTTGGATCATATTTAGTGGGCCTTAGAGATGAAAATGACGAGTTTAAAACCGTTGCATATGTTGGAACAGGCCTAGATGACGCCACACTTGAATATCTCACAGGAAAAATGGAAGAATATAAACTTACAGAAAAAGGCAGAGACATTACAGTTGAACCTAAAATAATTCTTGAAATTGCTTTCAGTGAGATTGTTGAAAGTCCAGAATATGAAACTGGCTACTCACTACGTTTCCCAGTTGTTAAAAACATCCGTAAGGATAAAGGATTAAAGGATGTTGATACTGTTGAGAGATTAATCTCAATGTACAACACCCAATAA
- a CDS encoding OB-fold nucleic acid binding domain-containing protein, translating to MKVTDDKILKIALITSLIGIIGLIITTPTIEVKEVEIGQITRSMIDEEVAIKGVVENVQALSNGETYILTVNDGTGRIQVVIFQSAVVEIQESETPLDTFKEKHVEVIGTITEYNSKMEIILQNSNSLKIV from the coding sequence ATGAAAGTAACCGATGATAAAATTTTAAAAATAGCTTTAATCACCTCTTTAATTGGAATTATTGGTTTAATAATAACTACACCAACAATTGAGGTTAAAGAAGTTGAAATTGGCCAAATAACCAGATCCATGATAGATGAAGAAGTAGCTATTAAAGGAGTAGTTGAAAATGTGCAAGCTCTTTCAAATGGTGAAACATATATTTTAACAGTAAATGATGGAACAGGCAGAATTCAAGTTGTAATCTTTCAGTCAGCAGTTGTTGAAATTCAAGAGTCAGAAACACCCTTAGATACATTTAAAGAGAAGCATGTGGAAGTTATAGGTACCATAACTGAGTATAACTCAAAAATGGAGATAATACTCCAAAACAGCAATTCTCTTAAGATTGTTTAA